Proteins encoded together in one Lathyrus oleraceus cultivar Zhongwan6 chromosome 5, CAAS_Psat_ZW6_1.0, whole genome shotgun sequence window:
- the LOC127079611 gene encoding zinc finger BED domain-containing protein RICESLEEPER 2-like, with amino-acid sequence MSYSSSLESLGDSQSPPKDGEKCLNVLNPIIDLNANTNEEPLTNESTPTNEVVNEENVKSSDIVIQKSKRKKTSLVWDHFKKVELKNGKKWQCIHCKNNYSVVASGSTSHLMRYLKQTCHVYKKLVAQQKKLNFQPTKSKIDEKLYGPLLMNSGGKYDHERQREATAHWIMMHQHAFSIVEEEGFHFMMKCSNISYEKISRKTLKNNCIAVYEAERKKLKSTLRTVNKICLTTDLWKSQNHKIEYMVLTGHFIDADWILQKRILSFVHVPPPRRGVDIADAIFKCLKDWGIENKIFSVLVDNAHYKDRCLKELKVMILRHQKLVLDGKLFHVRCCAHILNLLVQDGIGKIAKIVEDVRESVKFINQSEARLQTFSQIVQQLKLGGKKLILDCPTRWNSTYQMLSVAMQFKEVFPYFQDREPSYTTLPNDDDWEKVEKVSKLLEVFNVVTNIISGSEYPTANLYLAEVFRIKLVLDQAIQDEYDFMKEMAKVMKGKFDKYWSQCNLVMSLASVLDPRIKMMGVNMCFPLIYPEVEARKNIENVRIALDDMYKEYADILSEHSEEGSSRSRVDQNGLILESQKSSGWSLLMNYVEEQQTIPAVKSEIEEYLN; translated from the coding sequence ATGTCATACAGTTCCTCACTTGAATCATTGGGAGATTCACAATCACCACCAAAAGATGGAGAAAAGTGTTTAAATGTATTGAATCCTATCATTGATTTAAATGCAAATACTAATGAAGAACCACTAACAAATGAATCAACACCGACAAATGAAGTTGTGAATGAAGAAAATGTTAAGAGCAGTGACATTGTTATTCAAAAGTCCAAGAGGAAGAAAACTTCTCTAGTTTGGGATCACTTCAAAAAAGTGGAATTAAAGAATGGAAAAAAATGGCAATGTATACACTGTAAAAACAATTATTCTGTTGTTGCTAGTGGATCAACCAGTCATTTGATGAGGTATTTAAAACAAACATGTCATGTTTACAAGAAGCTAGTAGCAcaacaaaaaaaattaaacttTCAGCCAACAAAAAGCAAGATTGATGAGAAGCTTTATGGACCACTACTAATGAATTCAGGAGGTAAATATGACCATGAAAGACAACGAGAAGCCACTGCACATTGGATTATGATGCATCAACATGCATTTAGTATTGTTGAGGAAGAAGGTTTTCATTTTATGATGAAGTGTTCTAATATTTCATATGAGAAAATTAGTCGAAAGACATTGAAGAATAATTGTATTGCTGTTTATGAAGCTGAAAGAAAAAAGTTGAAGTCTACTTTAAGGACAGTAAATAAGATTTGTTTGACCACTGATTTATGGAAGTCACAAAATCATAAGATAGAATACATGGTGTTAACTGGCCATTTCATTGATGCTGACTGGATTTTGCAGAAACGCATTCTTAGTTTTGTTCATGTTCCTCCTCCTCGGCGTGGtgttgatattgctgatgctATCTTCAAATGTCTTAAAGATTGGGgtattgaaaataaaatatttagtGTGTTAGTGGATAATGCACATTACAAAGATAGATGTTTGAAAGAGTTAAAAGTTATGATTTTAAGGCACCAGAAATTAGTGTTAGATGGAAAGTTATTTCATGTGCGTTGTTGTGCGCATATACTAAATTTGCTTGTTCAAGATGGTATTGGGAAAATAGCAAAAATAGTTGAAGACGTGCGTGAAAGTGTGAAGTTCATCAATCAGTCTGAAGCAAGGTTGCAAACATTCTCACAAATAGTTCAACAACTAAAGCTTGGTGGTAAAAAATTAATTCTTGATTGCCCTACTCGTTGGAACTCCACCTATCAAATGTTGTCAGTTGCAATGCAGTTCAAAGAAGTCTTCCCTTATTTTCAAGATCGAGAACCAAGCTATACAACTCTTCCAAATGATGATGATTGGGAAAAGGTTGAAAAAGTTTCCAAGTTGCTAGAGGTATTTAATGTTGTTACAAATATTATTTCAGGTAGTGAATATCCAACTGCTAACTTATATCTTGCTGAGGTATTTCGAATCAAACTAGTTTTAGATCAAGCTATCCAAGATGAATATGATTTTATGAAAGAAATGGCAAAAGTGATGAAGGGAAAATTTGACAAATATTGGAGCCAATGTAATCTTGTTATGTCGCTTGCTTCTGTTTTGGATCCTAGGATCAAAATGATGGGTGTTAACATGTGTTTTCCCTTAATTTATCCGGAAGTTGAAGCTAGAAAAAATATAGAAAATGTGCGTATCGCGCTTGATGATATGTACAAAGAGTATGCTGATATACTTAGTGAGCATAGTGAAGAAGGATCTAGTAGAAGTCGTGTTGATCAAAATGGCCTTATTTTGGAGTCACAAAAATCCTCAGGGTGGTCATTGTTAATGAATTATGTCGAAGAACAACAAACAATTCCTGCTGTAAAATCTGAAATTGAAGAGTATTTGAATTAG